A window of Pseudomonas denitrificans (nom. rej.) genomic DNA:
CCAGGACAGCGACGCCCAGGCCGCGCTGGCCAGCACCGTGAAGCTCAGCGAAGTGAAGGCCGACGACTACGACGCCGTGTTCTACCCCGGTGGCCACGGCCCGCTCTGGGACCTGGCCGAGGACCGCACCTCGGTGGCGCTGATCGAAGCCTTCCACTCCAGCGGCAAGACCGTCTCCGCGGTCTGCCACGCCCCGGCCGTGTTCCGTCACCCGCGCGGGCTCGACGGCCGGCCGCTGGTACAGGGCCGGCACGTCACCGGCTTCTCCAACAGCGAAGAGGACGCTGTCGGCCTCACCGACGTGGTGCCCTTCCTCGTCCAGGACATGCTCAAGGCCAACGGCGCCCGCTACAGCAAGGGCCCGGACTGGCAGAGCCACGTCGAAGTGGACCGCGGCCTGATCACCGGGCAGAACCCCGCATCCTCCGAGGCCGTGGCCGAAGCTGTACTGAAATTCCTGAGCTGACAACACCTTGCGCCGCCCCGGGTGGCTATCGGGGCGGCTTTCCCGTACAATCGCCAACGACCTTTCAAGGTTTTGGGGCCGATTAGGATTCGACGCCGGTAACAAAACTCG
This region includes:
- a CDS encoding type 1 glutamine amidotransferase domain-containing protein → MKILVVLTSHDQLGSTGKKTGFWLEEFAAPYYVFKDAGASLTLASPKGGQPPLDPKSDEEGAQTPATLRFRQDSDAQAALASTVKLSEVKADDYDAVFYPGGHGPLWDLAEDRTSVALIEAFHSSGKTVSAVCHAPAVFRHPRGLDGRPLVQGRHVTGFSNSEEDAVGLTDVVPFLVQDMLKANGARYSKGPDWQSHVEVDRGLITGQNPASSEAVAEAVLKFLS